The Cololabis saira isolate AMF1-May2022 chromosome 20, fColSai1.1, whole genome shotgun sequence genome includes a window with the following:
- the sb:cb1058 gene encoding uncharacterized protein sb:cb1058, whose product MTIGKNSRKSSVRSSIRAPKFLDKSNGFYGRLDEPEVAAGETVMGKEVEQGVDDGSRDAGVVTISHQTMVHSSGADEETEVFDFTDGMLEDDGETLLQRKPSRRSSRWRRSSRRKQKEERAEDEGRQSPGSPSPPDAAVPEDTRAKIEVEIENLKMVEEEIEKAGKGREAPLVHFPVREDADDQVLIRDKKRGREEEEEEEREMRREQEEGMKMVKRNTVKHYRKAFDRALRRGWEAFITNLYSVTLTPVTSSSPSPPSLRKKDEHSSVLAEFQ is encoded by the exons ATGACGATTGGCAAGAACTCCAGGAAGAGCTCGGTTCGAAGCTCTATCAGAGCCCCCAAGTTCCTGGACAAATCGAATGGTTTCTACGGTCGCCTGGATGAGCCTGAGGTCGCAGCGGGGGAAACGGTGATGGGGAAGGAGGTGGAGCAGGGTGTAGATGATGGCAGCAGAGACGCAGGAGTTGTGACCATCTCGCATCAAACTATGGTACACAGCTCGGGGGCAGACGAGGAAACAGAGGTGTTTGACTTCACCGACGGGATGCTGGAGGATGATGGAGAGACTCTCCTGCAGAGGAAACCCAGCCGCCGCAGCAGCAGGTGGAGAAGAAGCtccaggaggaagcagaaggaGGAGAGGGCCGAGGACGAGGGACGGCAGAGCCCCGGCTCGCCAAGTCCTCCGGACGCCGCCGTCCCAGAAGACACCAGGGCGAAGATCGAGGTTGAGATCGAGAATCTGAAGATGGTGGAGGAAGAAATCGAGAAGGCCGGCAAGGGGAGAGAGGCCCCGCTCGTCCACTTCCCAGTGAGGGAGGATGCGGACGACCAAGTCCTCATCAGAGACAAGAAGcgaggaagagaagaggaggaggaggaagagagggaaatgaggagagaacaggaggaaGGCATGAAGATGGTGAAGAGGAATACAGTCAAGCATTATCGCAAG GCCTTTGACCGAGCGCTCCGACGCGGCTGGGAGGCCTTCATCACCAACCTCTACAGCGTCACCCTCACGCCTGTGACATCCTCCTCGCCATCGCCGCCCTCGCTGAGGAAGAAGGACGAGCACAGCTCCGTGTTGGCCGAGTTTCAGTAG
- the b3gat3 gene encoding galactosylgalactosylxylosylprotein 3-beta-glucuronosyltransferase 3: MATRMKLKLKTVFVLYFMVSLMGLVYALMQLGQRCDCTQHVIPKDRTISHLRDEVHRLQDHIKKIEETKKSKKEPSKSSQPTVFVITPTYARLVQKAELTRLSQTFLHVPHLHWIVVEDSPRKTTLVTNLLMKSGLNYTHLNVPTAKDRKLQEGDPSWLKPRGVEQRNEGLRWLREDRQSLPGEDGQRGVVYFADDDNTYSLQIFEEMRSTQRVSVWPVGLVGGMKYEKPVVEGGKVVRFHTGWRPSRPFPMDMAGFAVSLKLVLTNQEACFDGEAPMGFLESSFLNGLVTMDELEPKADDCTKVLVWHTRTEKPKMKREDALQAQGLGSDPAVEV; this comes from the exons ATGGCAACGAGgatgaagctgaagctgaagacgGTCTTTGTGCTGTACTTCATGGTCTCTCTGATGGGCCTCGTCTACGCTCTCATGCAGCTTG GCCAGCGCTGTGACTGCACACAACATGTCATTCCTAAGGACCGCACCATATCTCACCTGCGGGACGAGGTGCACCGTCTTCAAGATCACATAAAGAAGATAGAGGAGACCAAGAAATCCAAGAAGGAGCCGTCCAAATCCTCCCAGCCGACTGTGTTTGTCATCACCCCCACGTACGCAAG GCTGGTGCAGAAGGCCGAGCTGACTCGTCTGTCACAGACTTTCCTCCACGTTCCTCACCTACACTGGATCGTGGTGGAGGACTCGCCGCGCAAGACGACCCTCGTGACCAACCTTCTGATGAAGAGCGGCCTGAACTACACGCATCTAAATGTGCCCACCGCCAAGGACCGCAAACTTCAGGAG GGGGATCCCAGCTGGCTGAAGCCCCGCGGCGTGGAGCAGAGAAACGAGGGACTGCGGTGGCTCAGGGAAGACAGGCAGAGCCTCCCAGGAGAGGATGGCCAGAGGGGAGTGGTGTACTTCGCTGATGACGATAACACATACAGCCTGCAGATTTTTGAAGAG ATGAGGAGTACCCAGCGGGTTTCAGTGTGGCCGGTGGGGCTGGTCGGCGGGATGAAATATGAGAAACCTGTGGTGGAAGGAGGAAAg GTGGTTCGCTTCCATACCGGCTGGCGTCCCAGTCGTCCCTTCCCGATGGACATGGCAGGCTTCGCTGTCTCCCTCAAATTGGTCCTGACCAATCAGGAGGCTTGCTTTGATGGCGAGGCGCCAATGGGCTTCCTGGAAAGCAGTTTCCTTAATGGTCTGGTGACCATGGATGAGCTGGAGCCCAAAGCAGACGACTGTACtaaa GTGCTGGTATGGCACACACGCACGGAGAAGCCGAAGATGAAGCGGGAGGATGCGCTGCAGGCTCAAGGACTGGGCTCAGACCCTGCTGTGGAGGTCTGA
- the naa40 gene encoding N-alpha-acetyltransferase 40 — translation MGRKSNRAKEKKARRQEERAAMDAVCAKVESANKLDDPLEAFPAFKKYDRNGLNLQIECKRVTSLNPLSVEWAFELTRANMQTLYEQSEWGWKEREKRDEMNDERAWYLLARDADSAPVAFSHFRFDVECGEEVLYCYEVQLESRVRRKGLGKFLIQILQLIANGTQMKKVMLTVFKHNHGAYQFFREALQFEIDETSPSMSGCCGDDCSYEILSRRTKHGEASAGHTHSGGHCGGCCH, via the exons AGGCTCGGCGTCAGGAGGAGAGGGCGGCCATGGACGCAGTGTGCGCCAAGGTGGAATCAGCCAATAAG CTTGATGACCCACTGGAGGCCTTCCCAGCCTTCAAAAAGTACGACAGAAATGG GCTGAATCTGCAGATAGAGTGCAAGAGAGTGACTTCCCTCAACCCTCTGTCTGTGGAGTGGGCCTTCGAACTCACCCGCGCCAACATGCAAACACT ATATGAGCAGAGCGAGTGGGGGTGGAAGGAGAGGGAAAAGAGGGACGAGATGAACGACGAGAGGGCGTGGTACCTGCTGGCTCGTGACGCAGACTCGGCCCCTGTGGCCTTCTCTCACTTCCGATTTGACGTGGAGTGTGGGGAGGAGGTTTTATATTG CTACGAGGTGCAGCTAGAGAGCAGAGTACGGAGGAAAGGGCTCGGCAAGTTTCTTATCCAAATTCTACAGCTCATCGCTAACGG TACACAAATGAAAAAAGTCATGTTGACGGTCTTCAAACACAACCACGGGGCTTACCAGTTCTTCAGGGAAGCTTTACA GTTTGAAATTGACGAGACCTCACCCAGCATGTCCGGTTGCTGCGGCGACGACTGCTCCTACGAGATCCTCAGCAGGCGGACCAAACACGGCGAGGCTTCGGCGGGCCACACCCACAGCGGCGGCCACTGCGGCGGCTGCTGCCACTGA